AAGGCGAAAACCTTCCCGGCCGGCACCCGGCCGGCCAGGCCGCCGTCCGGGCCGAGCACCACATCGGCTGGGTCGTGCCCCGGCGCGTCGCCGGCCACCTGCGCGGCATCCCGGATGCGCAGCGACATCGAGTCACCGCCGAGCGTCACCGCGACCAGGTCCGCGCCGGCCGCGGTGACCACGGAAGGTTCGGCCGCCGCCGGCGTCGCCCCGGCGGCCAGCGCCAGAACGGCCATGGCCAGGCCGGCGGCGCCGACACGCATACTTCTCGTCCTCATTGCTTGCTCCCCAGGCGAGGTGGCGTTAAGTCCTGCCGCGAGGTCCGGTCGTCGATCGTCGCGGAGTCGTTCGGGTCGGTCTGCCGGCTGGCCTCGGCGCGGCCCTCCTCCCGGGCGGCTGCCAGCGCCTGCGCGACCTGTCGGGCCCGTCGGCGGCGGGCGGCCACCAGTGCCCAGCCGACGAGGGCCAGCAGCGCCAGCAGGACCAGCTGCGGCCAGGGCACCGCCCAGACGGTGGTCTGCGCCGTGCCGCCCTGCGGCGGCGGGTCGAGAACCTGGTCACCCACGGTGGCAGGTGTGACGGCGGCGCTCGCGGTCAGCCGGAACAGCGGCGGGACGCCCGTCATGCGTACGGTGGTGATCAACTCGCCGCCGGGCAGGATCTCCGGTAGGGCCGCGGCGTCGATCGAGCGCCGACCGACGCCGAACGGGCCGGCCGCGGTGAGCGTGGGCTGCCCGGTGAGCCGGACGTTGCCGGTGTTGCGGATGGTGAAGGTCGCGGTCAGCGTGCCCCCGCCGAGGGGGTTCAGCGAGCCGGCGTGCCGTACCCGGAGATTCTTGACGGTGAGCGCGGGTCGCAGCTCACCGGTGACCCGCAGGTAGATGCGCGCGCCGACCCGGTGGTCCACGGCGACCTGGTTGCCCTGGGCGTCCGCCGTGGTGGCGGCGAGCGAGGCGACGATCCCTCCGGCGTGGTCCCCGGGTGTGGCGTTGGCCGGCACGGTGAGGGTGAACGGGACGTTCAACCGGGATGTCGACGGGATGGTCAGGGTCCGCTGGGTGAAGCGCACCCAGGCGCCGACGTCGGTGGGTCGCCGGTCACCGGCCAGCAGGTCGAACCCGCCCTGTGTGGTGGTGAACGCGTCGCTGGCGTAGAGGTTCAGGGTGAGCGGGCGTGCCGAGTGGTTGGTGACCGCGACGTAGTCGGTGAGGGTGGCGCCGGGGTCGAGCTTGTAGGCGAACGCCGGCCGACCGTTCGGACCCTTCGCGGTCGACGGTGCCACCCCCCAGGTCACGACGGACGGCGCAGAAGCTGCGGGAGACGCCGGTGTAGGTGGCGTCGGGGCCGCACCGAGCAGGGCGATGCCGATGGCGACGGCGGCGAGCAGGCGCATGGCGGAGACGGTTTCCGTTCCTCAGGGTGCGAGAGGTGAGGCGGGTGGGCGGGTCGCGGCAACGGCCCACCCACCCGCGACCGTCCAGCGGCCGGCTCGTCGCCGGTCGCCGGACGGGTCAGGCGATCAGATCGCGGTGAGGGTGAGGGTTGCGGTGTAGGTTCCCGCGGCCGTCTCGGTGGGCAGGCTCAGTCGCAGCCCTGCACCGAGCTGTGCGGTACCCCGACCGGCGCCGCCCGGCGCCGAACCCAGCACCGCGCTGTTGCCGAGGCCGCCGCCGGTTCCGACGACGTACGGCGCCACCTCCGGGCCCGGCACGACACCCTGCCCGGAACCCTGGGCCAGCACCCGGGGGCTCCAGCCGAGGTAGCCGGAGCTGAACGTCGCACCGCCCGGACCGGTGAAGTCGGCCGGGATCTGGCCGGACGCGCTCCAACCCGGTTGGCCGGCGCGGGTGTCGGTCACCGTGACCGGCCGGAGTTCACCGTTGCTCTCCCACCGGTCGCCACCTGCGTTGAGCTGTGCGGGCGGCAGCACCACGGCCCGGTCGTCCGGGTCGACGCTGATCACCAGAGCGCCCTGAGTCTCGTCGATCGACGCGGTGATCGTCTGTGAGGTGCCCGGCTCCTGCGGCGGGAATGCCACCCACAACGTCACCGGTTCGCTGCTCGCGACCACACTGTGGCCGTCGCCGTACAGCTTGGCCACGTATTCGCAGGCGTTGAGCTCCCGGGTCGCGGTGAAGGAGTAGCTCGCGCCGGCCTCACCCGGGACGATGGTCCAGTCGTCCGCACCGGGGCACCTGCTGAACCAGTGGTAGTGGTCCAGCTCGGTCTGTGGGGTCTGCACCGCGTTGAGCGTGACGGTGTCGTTGGGCTGGTACTCGTCGGCCATGCCACTGACCGACAGACTCACCTCCGGCCCGCCGCCGGACAGCTCGCCGACGACGAACGAGTAGTCGACCGGCCCGGTGCTGACCGTCGTGCCGTTGGTCAGCGTGGCGTCGGCCTGGAACTTCAGCGTGTAGTTGCCCAGCGCGCTGAACGCCCAGTTCGAGTGCGCGTGGGTGGGCACCGGCACGTCGATCGCGTCCGGCAACCCGTCGTCGGAGCGGAACTTGATGACCGGATTGGCGAACGAGTCCTGCGTGTACAGCGTGACGTTGCCCGGTCCCTGCACGTCGACCAGGCTAAGCCGCACCTTGTTGCCCTCGAAGACTCCCGTCTTCAGGGTGGTGGTGTTCCAGCCCGGCCAGAGCAGGTCCGGGTCCTGGGTCAGCGGCAGCAGCCAGACCTGGCTGCCCGCGGGCCCGAGGAAGGCGAACCGGGGATCGGCGGGAACGGCCATGGCCGCCTCCGGCAGCACCTGGAACGTCACGTCCGCCGGATCCCGCTTCACCGGGGAGCTGCCCGTGTCGTCATTGACCTTCAACGACAGCGCACCACCCTCGTAGTGCACGTCGACCGCGTCGGTGTGCCCCTTGGAGAGCACCACCTTCTCGGCCGCCGACGCGGCGGTGGGCGCCAGCAACGTGCCGGCGACCACCACCGCCCCGGCCATCAGGGCCGCGAAGCCGCGAGCCCTCCCTGTCACATTCATTCCTCCCCTTTCACCCCGCGCCTACGCGCGGTGGTATCTGTGGTGAGATCACCACGACGCCTTGCGTATCCCGGGGAGCTCGCCGCGTAGGGCCAGCTCGCGGAAGCGCACCCGGGACAGTCCGAACCGGGACAGCACCCCGCGCGGACGGCCGTCGATCTGGTCCCGTGACCGCAGCCGTACCGGGCTGGAGTCCGGTGGCAGCCGGCTGAGCCGGCGGGCCGTCTTGGCGCGTACGTCCGGGTCGGTGTCCGGATGGGCGACCACCCGCTTGAGTTCCGTCCGCGCCGGGGCGTGCCGGGCTACCAGTTTTTCGCGGCGGGCTTGCCGGTTGACCAGGCTTTTCTTGGCCATCAGCGGGCCTCGCGGAACTCGACGTGGCGGCGCGCGATCGGGTCGTACTTGCGCAGCGAGAGGCGGTCCGGGTCGTTGCGGCGGTTCTTGCGGGTGACGTAGGTGTAGCCGGTGCCTGCGGTGCTGCGCAGCCGCACGATCGGGCGGACGTCGGTCTGGCGGGCCATCAGAGCTTCACCCCTCGGGCGCGCAGCTCGGCGACGACCTTCTCGATGCCCTTGCGGTCCACGGTCTTGAGTGCCTTCGCGGTCAGGGTGAGGTTGACCCACCGTCGCTCGGACGGCAGCCAGTAACGGTGGTTCTGCAGGTTCGGGTTCCACCGGCGGCGGGTGCGCCGGTGGGAGTGGGACACGGCGTTGCCGAAGCTCGGCTTCGCGCCGGTGACGTCGCAGCGTCGGGACACGGTGCTCGCTCCTTGATGAGATCCATACGGTAACGAAAACGGTTTTCAGTCTTACATCAGCCGTTCGGTCACATCCCCACCGGGGTGTCGACGATCTCGACGGCGCAGTCGGCGCCGAGGCGGTAGCCAACACCGCGCAGCGTCGTCACCACGGGCACATCCGTGCCGATCTTGGCGCGCAGCCGCCGGACGTGGACGTCCACGCTGCGCGGCCCCGTGTAGGGATGCCCCCAGACCTGGTCCAGCAGTTGCCGTCGGGTGAAGACCTGGCGTGGATGTTCGGCCAGGCAGAGCAGCAGGTCGTACTCCCGACGGGTCAGGACGACCTCGGCCTGGCCGCGGTAGACCGCCCGTGCTCGAGGATCGATCCGCAGGTGAAGGCCCGTCGCTCGCGCCGACGGTGACACCGGTCCCGGGTCGCCGCGCAGAAAGGCCAGTAGGGCAGCGAGTCGATCGACGTCCTCATCGCAGCCGCCCGGGCCGAGCTTGAGGTGGACCGTGACGGTGAGAACCTCACCGGCCTTCCACGCCTGTGCCGCACCCACCCGCGCATCCCTGTTCGCTTCGACGGCTCGCATGCGCTTAGAATGACAATCGTTTCCAGTTAAGTCGAGAGGAAGCCGATGTCGTCGTCACCACAGGCCCCGACCCACACCGGGACACACCGACACCGACGGAGCGCAACCCGCACGAAGCCCGGAATCCACCCCGAGTACCGGCCCGTCGTCTACCGCGACAAGGGCGCCGACCTCGCCTTCCTCACCCGCTCCACCGCCACCAGCGACCAGACCGTCGAATGGACCGACGGCAACACCTACCCCGTCATCGACGTCCAGATCTCCTCCGCCAGCCACCCCTTCTGGACCGGCAAGCAACGCCTGCTCGACACCGCCGGCCGGGTCGAGAAGTTCCGCCAGAAGCACGCCCGCCGCGGACCCCAGAGCGGATGAGCACCGGGACCCCGGTCGACTGGGCCGCGCTGGCGCCACAGCTGGTCGACGCCGCCCAGGACCGGTTGCGGCCCACCGGCCTGTTACCTGCCGTCGACCTCGACGCCTGGGACTGCCTCCTCGACCCGGCCGACGAGGCATGGCCCGGTCACCGCGCCGACCTGTTCCGGCTCTCCGCCCGTAGCGTGCGCCTCGGCGTACGCCCCTGAGATGACCGCCCCTCTCGTTCCGGACGCGCAGCTGCGGGTCGTCGGTCTGACGCCCACCGCGCAGCGCCGTGCCGTCCTGGCGCTGCTGGTCGGAAGATCCCGCCCGCTCACCGCTCAGGAGGTGCACACCGAGCTCACCAGGACCGTGCGGCACATCGGCCTGACCACCGTCTACCGCGCGTTGCACAGCCTCGCCGACGCCGGCCTCCTGCACAGCTTCGACCTCGACGGTCAGCGCGCCTACCGGCACTGCGGCACCGCACCGCACCAGCACCTCATCTGCACCTGCTGCGAGACGGTGACCGAGTGCCCGCCCGAGATCGTGACGAGCTGGCTCACCGAGCTGCATCAGCACACCGGCTTCACCCCGCACCCCGACCGGCTCGACCTCCGGGGCGTCTGCGCGACCTGCGCCGGCACATGACGGCGGCGTCGCGGATCGGGTCGAGGTAGGGCGGATCGCTGTCCCTGCCCGGCGGAGGTCAGCGGGAGCGCGCCGTGTGGACGCCGAAGATCTCCAGGGTGCGGTCTCACCTTCTACCTGCCACGACACCGTCATGCGTCGCGGAACCCGTCACCCCGCGTGGAGTACGCTCGCCGCACGCTCGTTACGACGGCTCCTGTGGCTCGACGCTGAGGTGCGGCGTCGCGACGGTGATCCGGATCGCGGTGGTCAGGGTCAGGCCGTCACCGGGCCGGCGGGCTGGTCCGAGCGCGCGAGCGGCGTCGGTGGTCGCGGCCTGCAGCCGGTCGGTCGGGATGTGCCGCAGCAGGGCGCGTCCGCCGTGGGACCACATCCACTCCATCCAGTGGTCCACGTCCCGGAAGTGGCTGTCCACCCGGTGCTCGGTGATCGTGGTGACGGTGAGGCCGGCGGCCGCCATGGTCGCGGTGATCGCGCCGTCGTCGGCGAACGGGTCGGCCGCCGGCGCCGGTCGGGGCCGGTCGGCCGGCAGATGCCCGGCGAGGGCGTCCAGGGCGGCGACGAACGCCGGGTCCTGGGCGGCGAAGGTGCTGACCGCCAGCCGGCCCGCCGGTCGGAGCAGCCGCGCGTACGCCCGAAGGGCCTGCCCGGGGTCGGATAGCAGGAAGACGACCAGCCCGGCCAGGACCGCGTCGAAGCTGCCGGCCGGGAATTCCGGCTGCTGGGCGTCGCCCATCCGCACGTCTACGTGGGTCAGCCCGGCGCGGCTGACGTCCTCGGCGGTGAGTGCCACCATGGCCGGCGCCAGGTCGATGCCGGTGACCTGACCGGCCGGCCCGGTCGCCCGCGCCGCGGGGAACAGGACCGCTCCCCGGCCGCAGCCGACGTCCAGGACCCGCTCTCCCGGGCGGATGCCGGCACGACGGACCAGTTCAACGCCGAAGGGCCCGAAGAAGGACACCCCGGTGCGGTCATAACTCGTCGCGGCCTGTTCGAACACATCGACGGTCCCGTTCGACCGCTCACCGCTGCTCATCGTCACTACTCCCGTCCTCGTGTCGCACCCGGCTTCCCGTCTGTCGGCACGCGTCGTCGCCAGCGCGGCGGTCACACTGGCTGTTCCGGATGAGGTCGACCACCGCGTCGACGTGCTGGCGTTCCTCGACTGGCCCGACCAGCATGCCGCGCCGGCCGGTCGGGTCGGAACCGGTGAGCAGGAGCAGGGTGGGTGCGCGGTGGCAGGCGCCGAGGCACTCCGTCCGGACCAGGACACCACCGTGGCTGGCCCGGACCGCCTGCCCGAGAACCTCGGCCAGATCCGCCGGCTCGTCGGGCACCTGCGGAAAGGCGCGGTGGCGTAGCGCGCGGCAGCGGTGGCCGTCGCAGTAGGCGACGGTCACGCGGGCACCACGTGGTGAGGGCCGGCTCATCGGCGGAACGCCATCAGGGCATGGCCGGCGTACTGGTACGGGACCGTCGCATCGGTGAACCCGGCAGGCCGGGCCGCCTCGCCGTGCCAGTCCGTCGACGCGACGCACTCCGCCGAGCAGAGGCCACTGAGCGTCGCCGTGCGTTCGGTCAGCAGCGGTGCCATCGTCGGTTCCCCGGCCAGGGCGGTCCACCACGTGGTCCACGGGTCGGTGTCGCCGCTCCATGGCTTCGCCGCGAAGGGCGCGTCGGGCATGGCGTCGGCGACCAGGAGCAGCCCGGTCGGGGCGAGCAGGTTTCGGGCCTCGGGGTACCAGTCGCGGACCCGCTCCGCAGGACCGCCTCGGCGGTGGTGCCCGGCCCGCCGCCGGTGTCGAGCACCCGCTCAGGGGCGCGTCCCTGGGCCTGTTCGGCGGCGGTGAGACCGGCAGCGAGGCGGTCGTCGCGGCCGGGTTGGTGGTGGCGCATCATGGTCTCCCAGTCGCGCCGCCACCGGACCACATCATCGGCTCCCAGGGTGGTCGCCGTCGTCATACCGGGACCGGATCGGTGTGATCATGGTCGTGCAGGTCACCCAGGTCCCATTCGGGGAACGGGTCGGGCAGGACCCGCCAGGCGTCCTCCCCCGCGGCGGTCTCCGCGTCGGTGAGCAGACACGCCGCCAGGGCGGCCCGCAGGCCGTCGCCGTCGAGGTGGACGCCGATGAGGACGAGTTCCTGCTGCCGGTCACCGAAGACGGGATGCCAGCGGGACTCCAACTCGGCCCGCTCGTCGGGATCCTCCGGCCACTCCCCGGAGGCCGTCACCGGCACGCCGACCGGGTCGCACCGCCCGGACGGCCCGGCCTGCGACCACAGCGCCTGGACGTCCGGGCGGCTGGCCAGCCACAGGAACCCCTTCGACCGGACGACCCCGAAGGCGTCCAGACCGGCGGTCAACAGGTTCCACAGTCGCTGCGGGTGGAACGGGCGGTGGTCGCGGAACACGATGCTGGAGATGCCGTACTCCTCGGTTTCCGGCACGTGCCCGCCGTTGAGCTCCGCCACCCAGCCGGGCGCGGTCTCCGCCCGCTCCAGGTCGAACCGGCCGGTGTGCAGGATCTCCGCCGGCGGCACCCGCCCGTGGACGGCGCGGATCTGCCGGGCGGCCGGGTTCAGCCGGGCCAGCAGCGCCTCGACCACCGCCAGGTCCTCCGGCGCGATCAGGTCCGTCTTGTTGACCACCAGCACGTCGGCGAACTCGATCTGGTCCACCAGCAGATCCGCGATTCCGCGGTCGTCGCCCTCGTACGCGGCCAGCCCGCGCGCCTCGAGGGTCTCCCCTGCCTCGATCATGGCCGTCAGGCCCGCCGCGTCGACGACCGTGACGGTGGTGTCCAGCCGGGCCAGGTCGTCGAGGACCTGGCCGTCCTCGACGCCGAAGGCGAAGGTGGCGGCGACCGGCATCGGCTCGGAGATACCGCTGGACTCGATCAGCAGGTAGTCGAAGCGGCCCTGCCGGGCCAGCCGGGCCACCTCGTCGAGCAGGTCGTCGCGGAGGGTGCAGCAGATGCAGCCGTTGGTCAACTCGACCAGCCGCTCCTCGGTCCGTGACAACGCGCCGCCGTCGCGCACCAGGGCGGCGTCGATGTTGACCTCGCTCATGTCGTTGACGATCACCGCCACCCGCAGCCCGTCCCGGTTCGCGAGGACGTGGTTGAGCAGGCTCGTCTTCCCCGCGCCGAGGAACCCGGACAGCACGGTCACCGGTAGCCGGTCCGTCACGGCTGGTCCACCACCGGACGACCCTTGTACAGGCCGCAGTGGGCACAGGCCCGGTGTGGCACCACCATCTCCTTGCGCGGACACGGGCACGGGGTCAACTGCGGCACGCTGGCCTTCCACTGCGCCCGCCGGTGCCGGGTGTTCGACCGCGACATCTTCCGCTTCGGTACGGCCACGAGATCTCCTACGTCGAGAGGGTGGCGTCCAGCATATCGGAACTGATTTTCGTTTTCCTGTTCGCCCCGTGGCGGGCTCTGCCCTCACCTCCCGGCGGCCAGACCGCAGCCGATCGCCGTGCCGGTACCAGGCCGGTACCGGCACGGCGATCAGCGTGGCTCAGGGGCGTACTCCTGCCGCGCCGGTCACCTCGCGCAGAGCGCGGCGTCGACGAGGGCGGCCCGGTCGGCGGCGACAGAGCCGTCCACGACCGACCCGTTGAGCGAGGTGACCACCAGGGTCGCCGCGCGACCGTCGTCGGTGGCGCCGTCGACGGTCGAGTAGCCGGGGATGTCACCGCCGTGGCCCCACGCCACCCCGCCGCAACTCAACGGGGTACGGAAGAGACCCAGCCCGTACCGCACGTCCGACTGCGGATGCACGGCGACGGTGGTCCGCAGCTCGGCCAGTTGCGCGGGTTCGAGCAGCCTGCCAGCCAGCAGGGCCCGCAGGAACGTGTGGAGATCGGCCGGGGTGGAGACCAGTTGGCCGGCGGCCCAACCCCAGCTCGGGTCCATCCGGGTGAAGTCGAGCAGTTCACCGGTGGCTTCGTCGAGCTGGTAACCCTGGGGATGCCGGCCGCGGATGCCTTCCTCACCGACCCCGGGCGCGTAGGTGTCGCGCAGGCCGATCCGCTCGATGACCCGGGTGGTGACCAGCTCGTTGAACGGCCGGCCGGTGACCCGTTCGGCGATCAGGCCGGCAAGCAGGTAGTTGGTGTTGCTGTAGGCCCAGTCGCCGGCCGGCCCGCCCGCCCTGGCATTGGCCATGTCGAGCAGGCCCCGGGGCTCGAAGTAGGCCGAAGCGCCAGCGGCGTCCCTGCGCGGCATCGGCGTACCTTCCGGCAGAGACGATAGCGACGCGGGGCCGACTCCGACGCGCTGCGGCCCGGAAAACAGCCTGCTGTACCAGTCTCCGGGCATCCCTCAGGGCCGGCCCTGTCCCGGTGCGCGGTCGCCGGGTCCGGCAGGTTGCCGATCATGGTCTGGCGCGCGGCTCTCGTCGGCGGGCGGCGCTGTCCCGGCCAACTGGGCGTGGCAGACGGACAGCAGTTGCCGCAGCCTGGTCAGCCGGGCGATGTGCCCGTCGACGACCGCCAACCGGCGGCGGAACATCTCACTCGCCTGGGGCAGCCGGATGCGGTCGGGCACGGTGTGTTCGGGCAGCGTGTCGCCGTCGAGCAGATGAAGGTGGTCGCTGAGCGTGGCGATGTCGTCGACGGTCAGGCCGAGCGACAGCAACTCACGGATGATCTTCACCCGGGCCACGTCGGCAGTGCGGTAGGTCCGCTGCCCGGCGCGGGTGCGTACCGGTGGTGGCAGCAGTCCTCGCTGTTCGTAGAAGCGCAACGCCCGCGGTGTGGTTCCCGCTGCCGCCGCGGCGTCACCGATACGCACCGTGCCTCCCGGCTGTCAGAGCTCCACCAGGACGGCGCCGACATGCCGCCCCTCGACGGCCTCCTGGAACGCGTGAGCGGCCCGGTCGATTCCACGGACGCGGGTATGCGGAAACCGGATGCTGCCGGTGGACAGCCAGGCGCCGAACCGCTGCGTCCACTCGGCGAGCGCGTCGGGATGGTCGGCGGCGTTGAACCCGCGCATGCTGATCCGCTTGAGCACGATGGGCACGAGGTCCAGTTCCAGCGTCGCGGTCGTGCCGGCGCCCTCGGCGGCGAGTTGCGCCGACAGCGCGCCGACCAGGACGATGCGGGCGTGGGGCCGAGCGGCCTGCACCGCCGCCTGGAGTTGTTCGCCGCCGACGGTGTCGAGCGCCACGTCGACGCCGTCCGGAGCGGCGTCGGCGAGCTGCCCGGTGATCGGTTCCGCTCCGCGTACGACGACCGCGTCATAGCCGAGTTCCGTGGTCAGGAACCGGGCCTTCGCCGGTGAGCCGGTGGTGCCGACGACCCTGGCCGCGCCGAGACGACGGGCGATCTGGCCGGCGAGGGAACCGACGGCGCCGGCGGCCCCGGTGATCAGCACCGTGTCGCCGGGCCGGACGGCGGCGGCGCGGGTCAGCGCCGCGTGAGCGGTCCAGCCCTGCGACAGGTGGGCCAGCGGATCCGGCAGCGAGTCGCCGAGCCGACGGCACCTGTCGACCGGGAGGACCGCGTACTCGCGCCAGCCGAGGTCGTGCCCGACCAGCTCGCCCGGACGCAGGCCGCTGGCGGCGGGGGCGGCGACGACCTCGCCGATCGCGGGGCCGGGCAGCGGATCGCCGGGTCGCGGGCCGGGCAGTCCCGCCGCGGCCGCGCCGATGAGGGTCCGGAGCAGGGCCGCGGTGACCAGGAAGGCACGGTTGCGGACCAGGACCTCGCCGGACGCGCGGGGAGGCGCCGGGACCTCGACGACGGTGAAGTCCTCCGGGCGAGGCAGGCCGTCCGGAGTCGTGAGCAACTGGACCTGACGATGGACGGAAGGCAGTGGACGCACCTGACGCTCCTTGTTCGGGTCGGTGGAGCGCGACCGTAAACCCTGACCCATGCGTCAGACGCAAGACCGAACGAGTTCCTGCCCGCCAGCCTTCTTCCGCCCATCGCCGACGACCTGACCGTCTCCATCGGCGCGGCCGGACAGGCCGTCAGCGTCACGGCTCTCGCCGCAGCCCTGTCAGCGCTGTTCATCGCGGTGGTCCTACCCAAGGCCGACCGGCGACGCGTGATGATCAACCTCACACTGCTGGCCGTGCTCCCCAATGTGGCCGTCGCGGTGAGTGGCCACTTCAGCGGCCTAAGCCACATCCGGCCCGCCGCGGAGAGCCTGTCCCGAATCGACGGCGGTGTCTTCGCCGTGTTGCTTCACCGGTGGACCATCCACCCGCCTGTTCACCGCCGCCGCACTGTGAAGTCTTGGATGCGGCGGTAGCCCCACAACGGTCCTGAGTTGGGGCGCCCGGACCCAACCGGACCGCCTCGAGCAGATCGGCGGGCTCATCGTGACGGTCGGCAATGTCGCCATCGCCGTGCCCGCCAGGCCGGGCCCCCGAACAGCGGCCACTTACGGGCGTCATCGGGGGGCACTCCGGCCACCGGTCAGGGGCGTTGGTGGAAGTCCGTGCCGACAGGGGGTAGCCCACGCCACCGACGCCAGAACCGCCCCGTTCGGCGTCGTCCGACCTAATCGGTGGTGGCGAAGCGTTCGACGTTGTCGATGGCGCCGACGACGAGGATGAGGTCACCGTAGGCGAGGACGGTGTCTCCGGTGGCGTGGGTGAAGGTACGGGGTGTGCCGCCGGGCAGGGCTGCCTGGGGTTTGACGGCGACGACGGTGACGCCCCATCTGCTGCGGACGCGGGACTCCCGCAGTGGTACGCCGACGATGTCGCGGGGTGGGGTGGTCTTGATGACGGCGAAGTCGGCGTCGACCTCGACGTAGTCGAGGATGCGGCCGGAGAGCAGGTGGGCGACGCGTTCACCCATGTCGTGTTCGGGCGCGACGACGTGGTGGGCGCCGACGCGGGTGAGGATGTTGCTGTGCTGGGAGCTGATGGCTTTGGCCCAGATGTCGGGAACGCCGAGTTCGGCCAGCAGGCTGGTGGTGAGGATGCTGGCCTGGATGTCGGTGCCGATGGCCACCACGGCGCGGTGGAACTCGGCGACGCCGAGTTGCCGCAGGGCCTCGATGTCCGTGGAGTCGGCGGTGATGACGTGCGGCAACTGCCCGGAAAGGGCCTGGACGACCTTCGGGCGGTGGTCGACGCCGAGGACCTCCGTGCCCCGGTTGACCAGTTCCAGGGCCAGGGCGGTGCCGAAGCGGCCCAGCCCGATCACGACGACGGGTTCGGTGCGTGCCTCAGCCAACGATCGTCCTTTCCTCGGGTAGTTCGAAACGGCGGTTGCGGTCGCGCAGCGCCAACGCCGAGGCCAGGGTCAGCGGACCGACCCGGCCGGCGAACATCAGCGCGACCAGCAGCAGGTCGGCCGCGGGTGGCAGGGTGGCGGTGATACCGGTGGACAGGCCGACGGTGGCGAACGCGGACACCGCCTCGAACAGCACGACGTCGAGCCGGTGCGGGGTGATGGCCAGCAGCGCGAAGGTGGCGGTGACCACGGCGCCGACGCCGAGCAGCGCGACCGCGAGGGCCTGGCGCTGGTTGCTGGCGGGAATGCGCCGCCGGCCGACGTTGACGTGGATCTCGCCGCGCATCTCCGACCAGAGCACGAAGGCGAGCAGCCCGAACGTGGTGACCTTGATGCCGCCGGCGGTGCCGGCACTGCCGCCGCCGATGAACATCAGCACGTCGCTGGCGAGCAGGCTCTCCGGCCGCATCCCGCCGATGTCCACGCTGTTGAATCCGGCGGTGCGGGTCATGGTGGAGGCGAAGAACCCGGCCTGTAGTTTCTCCCAGCCGCCGAGCGGGCCGAGGGTACGCGGGTTGGAGAACTCGGCGAGGGTCAGCACGGCGGTGCCGACCACGAGCAGCGCGCCGGTCAGGGCGAGGGTGATGCGGGTCAGCACCGACCACAGCGCCGGGCGACGCCAGCATCTGAGCAGTTCGAACACGACCGGGAAGCCCAGCCCGCCCAGGATGACCGCGGCGGCGATCGGCAGGCAGATCCACGGGTCGGTCACGTAGCCGACGAGGCTGTCGGCGTTGGTGGAGAAACCCGCGTTGTTGAACGCCGACACTGCGTGGAACACCCCGTCGTACACCGCCTCACCGAACGGTTCGTCGTACGCGGTGGCGAACCGGGCGGTCAGCGTCACCGCGACCACCGTTTCGCTGGCGAGGCTGAACAGCACGATCCGGCGGACCACCGCGCGCACGTCGGTGAGATCGAGACTCTTCGTCTCGGCCTGGGCCAGGAACCGGGCCCGCAGGCCGAGCCGGCGGGACAGCAGCACGGTGAACAACGTCGCCAGGGTCATGATCCCCAGCCCGCCGGCCTGGATGAGCAGCAGGATCACCGCCTGGCCGAAGCCGGACCAGTAGCTGCCGGTGTCGACGGTGACCAGCCCGGTGACACAGACGGCCGACGTCGCGGTGAACAGCGCGTCCACCAGCTCGGCCCGCTCGCCGGAGCGGGTCGCCACGGGCAGCGACAACAGAACGGTGCCGACCGCCACCGCCGTGCCGAAGCCGACAGCGATCACCTGTGCGGGATGCCGCAGCCGGCTGCTCCGCCGCTGCCACGCCGGTGCTCGGCCGATCACGCG
The sequence above is a segment of the Micromonospora sp. WMMD882 genome. Coding sequences within it:
- a CDS encoding DUF916 domain-containing protein; translation: MRLLAAVAIGIALLGAAPTPPTPASPAASAPSVVTWGVAPSTAKGPNGRPAFAYKLDPGATLTDYVAVTNHSARPLTLNLYASDAFTTTQGGFDLLAGDRRPTDVGAWVRFTQRTLTIPSTSRLNVPFTLTVPANATPGDHAGGIVASLAATTADAQGNQVAVDHRVGARIYLRVTGELRPALTVKNLRVRHAGSLNPLGGGTLTATFTIRNTGNVRLTGQPTLTAAGPFGVGRRSIDAAALPEILPGGELITTVRMTGVPPLFRLTASAAVTPATVGDQVLDPPPQGGTAQTTVWAVPWPQLVLLALLALVGWALVAARRRRARQVAQALAAAREEGRAEASRQTDPNDSATIDDRTSRQDLTPPRLGSKQ
- a CDS encoding choice-of-anchor M domain-containing protein translates to MNVTGRARGFAALMAGAVVVAGTLLAPTAASAAEKVVLSKGHTDAVDVHYEGGALSLKVNDDTGSSPVKRDPADVTFQVLPEAAMAVPADPRFAFLGPAGSQVWLLPLTQDPDLLWPGWNTTTLKTGVFEGNKVRLSLVDVQGPGNVTLYTQDSFANPVIKFRSDDGLPDAIDVPVPTHAHSNWAFSALGNYTLKFQADATLTNGTTVSTGPVDYSFVVGELSGGGPEVSLSVSGMADEYQPNDTVTLNAVQTPQTELDHYHWFSRCPGADDWTIVPGEAGASYSFTATRELNACEYVAKLYGDGHSVVASSEPVTLWVAFPPQEPGTSQTITASIDETQGALVISVDPDDRAVVLPPAQLNAGGDRWESNGELRPVTVTDTRAGQPGWSASGQIPADFTGPGGATFSSGYLGWSPRVLAQGSGQGVVPGPEVAPYVVGTGGGLGNSAVLGSAPGGAGRGTAQLGAGLRLSLPTETAAGTYTATLTLTAI
- the rpsN gene encoding 30S ribosomal protein S14; translation: MAKKSLVNRQARREKLVARHAPARTELKRVVAHPDTDPDVRAKTARRLSRLPPDSSPVRLRSRDQIDGRPRGVLSRFGLSRVRFRELALRGELPGIRKASW
- the rpmG gene encoding 50S ribosomal protein L33, with product MARQTDVRPIVRLRSTAGTGYTYVTRKNRRNDPDRLSLRKYDPIARRHVEFREAR
- the rpmB gene encoding 50S ribosomal protein L28, with product MSRRCDVTGAKPSFGNAVSHSHRRTRRRWNPNLQNHRYWLPSERRWVNLTLTAKALKTVDRKGIEKVVAELRARGVKL
- a CDS encoding winged helix-turn-helix domain-containing protein; protein product: MRAVEANRDARVGAAQAWKAGEVLTVTVHLKLGPGGCDEDVDRLAALLAFLRGDPGPVSPSARATGLHLRIDPRARAVYRGQAEVVLTRREYDLLLCLAEHPRQVFTRRQLLDQVWGHPYTGPRSVDVHVRRLRAKIGTDVPVVTTLRGVGYRLGADCAVEIVDTPVGM
- a CDS encoding type B 50S ribosomal protein L31, with protein sequence MHPEYRPVVYRDKGADLAFLTRSTATSDQTVEWTDGNTYPVIDVQISSASHPFWTGKQRLLDTAGRVEKFRQKHARRGPQSG
- a CDS encoding transcriptional repressor codes for the protein MTAPLVPDAQLRVVGLTPTAQRRAVLALLVGRSRPLTAQEVHTELTRTVRHIGLTTVYRALHSLADAGLLHSFDLDGQRAYRHCGTAPHQHLICTCCETVTECPPEIVTSWLTELHQHTGFTPHPDRLDLRGVCATCAGT